In [Leptolyngbya] sp. PCC 7376, a genomic segment contains:
- a CDS encoding LL-diaminopimelate aminotransferase → MYFSRRLEQLSANVFADMDKAKAAAVATGQSLIDLSLGSSDLPASPIAIDAIHKALDDPSTHGYVLHRNTQAFREAIATWYTERYGIVVDAATEVLPLIGSQEGTAHLPLVLMDEDDVALLPDPGYPSYTGGVALANGKIHYLPLTAENQFLPNFDAIPSDILPRTRLMILSYPHNPTTGIATLDFFTKAVAFCQENDIVLVHDFPYNDMYFGEVEPPSALQADPQKSCSIEFFTFSKSFNMGGFRIAFAVGNAEIIQGLRRLKAVVDFNQYAGTLSGAIAALQQDKDTITKNVTVYKARRDALVDALNKVGWDVPKPDATLYVWAKLPESWEGTSIEFCTELVAKTGVALSPGSGFGKMGEGYVRFALVQEPEILRNVVQKIDTFLTV, encoded by the coding sequence TTTAATTGATCTATCCCTTGGTTCCTCGGATTTACCGGCTTCTCCAATTGCCATCGACGCAATCCACAAAGCACTCGATGATCCGAGTACCCATGGCTATGTCCTCCACCGTAATACCCAAGCCTTTCGCGAGGCGATCGCCACCTGGTATACCGAGCGTTATGGCATTGTAGTTGATGCAGCAACAGAAGTTTTACCATTGATTGGCTCCCAAGAAGGCACGGCCCATTTGCCATTAGTGCTAATGGATGAAGATGATGTGGCACTGCTACCCGATCCTGGTTATCCGTCCTATACAGGTGGTGTGGCCTTAGCAAATGGAAAAATCCACTATTTACCATTAACAGCAGAAAACCAGTTTTTACCCAATTTTGATGCGATTCCTTCGGACATTTTGCCCCGCACACGCTTAATGATCCTCAGTTATCCCCACAACCCAACCACTGGAATTGCAACCTTAGATTTTTTCACAAAAGCCGTTGCCTTTTGCCAAGAGAACGATATTGTCCTAGTACATGATTTCCCTTACAACGATATGTATTTTGGGGAGGTAGAACCCCCTTCCGCGCTCCAGGCTGACCCACAAAAATCCTGCTCAATTGAATTTTTCACTTTCTCGAAATCCTTTAATATGGGCGGTTTTCGCATTGCTTTCGCTGTTGGAAATGCCGAGATTATTCAGGGTTTACGTCGATTAAAAGCGGTGGTTGATTTTAATCAATATGCAGGCACTCTCTCTGGGGCGATCGCCGCGTTACAACAAGACAAAGACACAATCACCAAAAATGTCACCGTCTACAAAGCCCGCCGAGATGCCTTGGTAGATGCTCTAAATAAAGTGGGTTGGGATGTCCCAAAACCAGACGCAACATTATATGTTTGGGCAAAGCTACCTGAGAGTTGGGAAGGAACCAGCATCGAATTTTGTACCGAGTTAGTCGCTAAAACAGGAGTGGCCCTCTCCCCTGGTTCTGGGTTTGGCAAGATGGGCGAAGGTTATGTGCGGTTTGCCTTGGTGCAGGAGCCAGAAATCCTGCGAAATGTGGTGCAAAAAATCGATACCTTTTTAACGGTTTAA
- a CDS encoding PEP-utilizing enzyme, with protein sequence MMTMTQVWGCLILLIAAPCLGAFVVFPQGGDRRPTRFNERAQFITELALGMGIIILTRQFFAMTSAWELLGLLALVMGRYWRWQETAMVAVLGGLLLHDYQITLLVGFIGLVGLTFFRQIRRGIWEMITLISLALVIRHGDQSGYIVAAIALSGTLAWISSVAPNNREVWSFFKPEAKFATLDQPLNRSQVGETAATLSQLKQRGYSVLPGWLLGAGDDLFVLLQFLKPDEDRPFMVRLSSEKPSQRFQIPIEQLASAKALESAILSTFSREELGQQSILIQVQPQVIWSGITYSRAPLGYRHSQEPLTEVLADMITPLIVGDRTPLQYYGLEEPTLQEKISPARLPPLTLMQEAAKLSRCLEEEFIAPLSMEWCFDGKQIWILGVRPIQSLKQHWTRDYLQTVVPHPLQPLSASLFKHTAEQAIAEIFQTFTVTPQPKPSISQRSLPAAPPDFVTHYRGYSYYNRTVGDRLLQELDLDWETFPKITNARFRTVLTHPRLFYRYLRWDQDWAKTVAQDIQRQVAPTLKTIRFSRNATENLSLTELNQHIEQLQALTGCLLAHYVRGHIILRTRRSLLKVKQPSAEPPEAQQALLRIARDIQNLLPQGETQTASRAELFAQLADQPDGKNIFQQIEQWLTEYGHRGDYPWELAQKRWQEDAGGIRKRITKLLNNQTSSASPSPSFGKQSWRQESLSRTEKRLKTIEDFIYHCLAQLRWSLLAIADHWVAAEKLDCAADIFWLRLAEINQLSTSTDSATLRLQIQYRRMLQAKTKDKEEQSPPPPILVYGQPKRPEAIADRCLKMSGILKGQSVGTGSIIAKAKRCSRWQQPPRISNNDILIVPYLHERLFPYLPELKGVITTQGSLFSQGARLAREQNLPMIVNVPNALEVIQTGQWLRLDGHSGQVELLPSDCLFINNG encoded by the coding sequence ATGATGACAATGACACAGGTTTGGGGTTGTCTGATTCTTCTAATCGCAGCGCCATGCTTAGGGGCATTTGTCGTTTTTCCGCAAGGGGGCGATCGCCGTCCGACTCGATTTAACGAGCGTGCGCAATTTATCACTGAATTAGCCCTTGGAATGGGAATTATCATTCTGACACGGCAATTTTTCGCGATGACCTCGGCTTGGGAGCTTTTAGGATTATTGGCATTGGTGATGGGTCGTTACTGGCGGTGGCAGGAAACAGCAATGGTAGCGGTGCTCGGCGGATTATTGCTCCATGATTACCAAATCACTTTGCTGGTGGGATTTATTGGATTGGTGGGATTGACGTTCTTCCGACAAATCCGCCGAGGTATTTGGGAAATGATCACTCTCATTAGTTTGGCTCTGGTGATTCGCCACGGTGATCAGTCTGGGTATATTGTGGCGGCGATCGCCCTGAGTGGCACTTTGGCTTGGATTAGTAGCGTTGCACCGAATAATCGTGAAGTTTGGAGCTTTTTTAAACCAGAGGCAAAATTTGCCACATTAGATCAACCCCTCAATCGCAGTCAGGTCGGAGAAACGGCGGCAACTCTCAGCCAACTGAAACAGCGGGGTTATTCGGTACTTCCCGGTTGGCTCTTAGGGGCAGGGGATGATTTATTTGTTTTACTGCAATTTCTCAAGCCCGATGAAGATCGCCCGTTCATGGTGCGATTATCTAGCGAAAAACCGAGCCAACGGTTTCAAATTCCCATCGAGCAACTTGCCAGCGCCAAAGCCTTAGAGTCAGCTATTTTAAGTACTTTTTCCCGTGAAGAACTCGGCCAGCAAAGCATTTTAATTCAAGTGCAACCCCAAGTCATTTGGTCGGGAATTACCTACAGCCGTGCTCCTCTCGGTTATCGCCACAGCCAAGAACCATTAACGGAAGTATTGGCAGATATGATTACGCCACTCATCGTCGGCGATCGCACACCCTTGCAGTATTACGGTTTAGAGGAACCAACCTTACAGGAAAAGATTTCACCTGCCCGCTTGCCGCCACTAACTTTAATGCAGGAGGCGGCAAAATTAAGTCGCTGCCTTGAGGAAGAATTTATCGCACCGCTGTCGATGGAATGGTGCTTCGATGGCAAACAAATCTGGATTTTAGGGGTACGTCCAATCCAGAGTCTCAAACAGCATTGGACGAGGGACTATCTACAAACCGTTGTGCCGCATCCACTCCAGCCTTTAAGCGCATCTCTGTTTAAACACACAGCAGAACAGGCGATCGCCGAGATTTTCCAAACGTTTACTGTTACGCCTCAACCCAAACCAAGCATTTCTCAAAGAAGTCTTCCCGCAGCACCACCAGATTTCGTCACTCATTACCGGGGCTATAGCTATTACAACCGAACTGTGGGCGATCGCTTGCTCCAAGAGCTGGATTTAGATTGGGAGACATTTCCCAAGATCACCAACGCACGCTTCCGCACAGTTTTAACGCACCCACGCTTGTTTTATCGATATCTCCGCTGGGATCAAGATTGGGCAAAAACTGTAGCACAAGATATCCAACGGCAGGTTGCCCCAACTTTAAAAACGATTCGCTTTTCCCGTAATGCGACAGAGAACCTCAGTCTCACAGAACTTAATCAACATATAGAGCAATTACAAGCGTTAACTGGTTGCTTGCTTGCCCATTATGTTCGAGGCCATATTATTCTGCGTACCCGGCGATCGCTCCTCAAAGTGAAGCAACCATCCGCTGAGCCTCCAGAAGCTCAACAGGCACTCTTGCGCATTGCGAGGGATATTCAAAATTTATTGCCCCAAGGAGAAACCCAAACCGCCAGTCGAGCAGAATTATTTGCCCAACTCGCCGATCAACCAGATGGCAAAAATATTTTTCAGCAAATCGAGCAGTGGCTGACAGAATATGGGCATCGAGGAGATTATCCTTGGGAACTTGCCCAGAAACGTTGGCAGGAAGACGCTGGAGGGATTCGTAAGCGGATTACAAAGCTACTCAATAATCAAACATCGTCTGCATCACCATCGCCATCTTTTGGCAAACAATCTTGGCGACAAGAGTCCCTCAGCCGTACAGAAAAACGATTAAAGACCATTGAAGACTTTATTTACCATTGCCTTGCGCAACTCCGATGGTCACTGTTGGCGATCGCCGATCATTGGGTAGCAGCGGAGAAACTAGACTGTGCTGCCGATATTTTCTGGCTCCGTTTAGCAGAAATCAATCAGCTCAGCACCTCCACAGACAGCGCAACATTAAGGCTACAAATTCAATACCGTCGGATGCTACAGGCAAAAACAAAGGATAAAGAAGAACAGTCACCACCGCCACCAATTCTTGTTTATGGGCAACCTAAAAGACCAGAGGCGATCGCCGATCGATGTTTAAAGATGTCGGGAATATTAAAGGGACAAAGCGTTGGTACAGGCTCAATCATTGCTAAAGCAAAACGCTGCTCTCGTTGGCAACAGCCTCCCAGAATCAGCAACAATGATATTTTAATTGTCCCTTATCTCCACGAAAGGCTTTTCCCTTATCTCCCTGAACTTAAAGGCGTTATTACGACTCAAGGTAGCTTATTTTCCCAAGGGGCAAGGTTAGCCCGCGAGCAAAACTTACCCATGATCGTAAATGTGCCCAATGCCCTAGAGGTGATCCAAACAGGTCAATGGCTACGACTAGACGGCCATTCTGGTCAGGTGGAACTTTTACCGAGTGATTGTCTCTTTATCAATAACGGCTAG
- a CDS encoding glycosyltransferase family 39 protein, with the protein MQQSPILQRWFRTTEKSPRLLHVLTAITLCFVGGLAFLWRLGSVGLVDETEPMFAEAARQMLVTGDWITPYYNDVTRFDKPPLVYWLMAIAYKIVGVNAWGARLPSALAAIALMAMIFLVLYKYGFPTAATAAQPDESKTKQKLWLGALLGSSLIALNLQTIVWARTGVSDMLLNGCMGSGLVCFFCGYGSGGRPLNRWLPNIWYIAAYACLGLAVLTKGPVGLALPGLTIIFFLLYLGRFWSVFLEAKPWIGAIIFSVITVPWYVLVILRNGQTYLDTFFGYHNYDRFTGVVNGHAAPLYFYIPVVLIGFIPWSLYLPAAIARLKLHKIGDWRQQPRHAHLGLFAMAWFSTIFIFFTIAVTKLPSYTIPLLPAGAILVALLWSQMLLEPEQKSQWFWWSGAVNVLFLGFLAGFMIYSPQVIGFDPAAPNLDSSFRESILPIAGALIWAIATITAGVSLYRSRLGLLVSNICAMVLFITCVLLPMGTLLDQARQAGLREIAKTITEVRQPEEKVVMIGFEKPSLVFYTGQHIDFFDKPSEAIRFIQQSGASDQEETILIISRNKYLTNLPFTILNSEIIQEKSPYKLMRIPQKIF; encoded by the coding sequence ATGCAGCAATCCCCTATCCTTCAGCGTTGGTTTCGCACCACTGAAAAATCTCCTCGTCTCCTTCATGTTTTGACCGCGATCACCCTCTGTTTTGTGGGGGGATTAGCATTTCTATGGCGATTGGGCAGTGTGGGTTTGGTGGACGAAACGGAGCCGATGTTTGCGGAGGCAGCTCGTCAAATGCTGGTCACAGGGGACTGGATTACGCCCTATTACAACGACGTCACTCGCTTTGACAAACCACCTTTGGTCTACTGGCTAATGGCGATCGCCTACAAAATTGTGGGAGTGAATGCTTGGGGGGCGAGATTACCTTCTGCTCTCGCGGCGATCGCTCTAATGGCGATGATATTTTTGGTGCTGTATAAATATGGTTTTCCGACGGCAGCAACGGCCGCACAACCCGACGAATCGAAGACCAAACAAAAACTCTGGTTAGGAGCATTACTGGGAAGTAGCCTAATCGCCCTAAATCTCCAAACTATTGTCTGGGCAAGAACTGGGGTTTCTGATATGCTCCTCAACGGCTGTATGGGTAGCGGCTTAGTCTGTTTTTTTTGTGGCTATGGCAGTGGCGGTCGTCCCCTGAATCGGTGGCTTCCCAATATTTGGTACATTGCGGCTTATGCATGTTTAGGGTTAGCTGTCCTCACCAAAGGGCCTGTAGGTTTGGCTCTACCGGGACTAACCATCATATTTTTTTTGCTGTATCTCGGTCGCTTTTGGTCAGTTTTTCTTGAAGCAAAGCCTTGGATTGGAGCCATCATTTTTTCTGTAATCACAGTGCCTTGGTATGTGTTGGTCATTCTCCGCAATGGTCAAACCTACCTCGATACATTTTTTGGCTACCACAATTACGATCGGTTTACGGGTGTGGTAAATGGCCATGCAGCGCCACTATATTTCTACATCCCTGTGGTTTTAATTGGGTTTATCCCTTGGTCGCTTTATCTACCTGCGGCGATCGCCCGTCTCAAACTCCACAAAATCGGTGATTGGCGACAGCAACCCCGCCATGCTCATCTCGGCCTTTTCGCGATGGCGTGGTTTAGCACCATCTTCATCTTCTTCACCATTGCCGTCACCAAACTCCCCAGCTATACAATCCCTCTATTGCCAGCAGGAGCAATTTTAGTCGCCCTACTTTGGAGCCAGATGCTCCTAGAACCGGAACAAAAAAGTCAATGGTTCTGGTGGAGTGGCGCGGTTAACGTCTTGTTTTTAGGCTTCTTAGCAGGCTTTATGATTTATAGCCCTCAAGTTATTGGCTTCGATCCAGCAGCTCCCAATCTAGACAGCAGTTTTCGGGAATCGATCTTACCGATTGCAGGCGCTCTCATCTGGGCGATCGCCACAATTACAGCAGGGGTAAGTCTCTACCGTTCTCGTCTTGGTCTTCTAGTCAGCAATATTTGCGCCATGGTTTTATTCATCACCTGTGTTTTACTACCCATGGGGACACTGCTCGATCAAGCTCGCCAAGCCGGACTCCGGGAAATCGCCAAAACAATCACTGAAGTCAGGCAGCCGGAGGAGAAAGTGGTTATGATTGGGTTTGAAAAGCCAAGCCTAGTCTTTTATACAGGGCAGCACATCGATTTTTTTGATAAACCATCAGAAGCAATTCGGTTCATCCAACAGAGTGGAGCATCAGATCAAGAAGAGACTATTTTAATCATTAGCCGAAATAAATATCTAACAAACTTACCATTCACCATTCTAAATTCTGAGATAATTCAGGAAAAATCCCCTTATAAGCTGATGCGTATCCCTCAGAAAATCTTTTAA
- a CDS encoding circadian clock protein KaiA → MSKLVIHTIGLSETLKEQFSSSLIDDRYMVDHHENSREAYDIIVEKKENIDCLIIQYDSELDHTPNQLSELRILLPSLIFFTQSHQAIEQKEKGKFLYHSAEQYISFENLRSLTSSIDQAIAQFLNLAPSCALSDNPTTPEEIDSNNQQQNFLLLQQRRLAEKLRERLGYLGVYYKRNPQYFYRNLSEEEQRKFKQDFIADYREIVLDYFNGAPPTNQAIDQFVNQAFFADVSVSYILETHMALMDDFAQQLKLEGRSEEILLDYRLTLIDIVAHLCEMYRRSIPREDLPFELLMRMD, encoded by the coding sequence TTGTCTAAACTTGTTATCCATACAATTGGTTTAAGTGAAACTTTGAAGGAACAATTTTCTTCATCGCTGATTGATGATCGGTACATGGTGGATCACCATGAGAATAGTCGAGAAGCTTACGACATTATCGTTGAAAAGAAAGAGAATATTGATTGCCTCATTATCCAGTATGACTCTGAGCTAGATCACACCCCAAATCAACTTTCAGAGTTGAGAATTTTGCTGCCAAGCCTAATATTTTTTACGCAATCACACCAAGCGATAGAACAGAAAGAAAAGGGCAAATTTCTCTATCACAGTGCAGAACAATATATCTCGTTTGAGAATCTTCGGTCATTGACATCGTCTATCGATCAGGCGATCGCCCAATTCCTGAACTTAGCCCCAAGCTGCGCTCTGTCCGATAATCCCACCACACCAGAGGAGATCGACAGTAACAACCAACAGCAAAATTTTCTCCTCCTACAACAGCGCCGCCTGGCTGAGAAATTACGCGAACGATTAGGCTATCTCGGCGTTTATTACAAACGAAATCCACAGTATTTTTACCGTAATTTATCTGAGGAAGAACAGCGTAAATTCAAGCAGGATTTCATCGCAGATTACCGTGAAATTGTCCTCGATTATTTCAATGGTGCTCCTCCTACTAATCAGGCGATTGATCAGTTTGTCAACCAGGCTTTTTTTGCTGATGTTTCTGTCTCCTATATCCTTGAAACACACATGGCATTAATGGATGATTTTGCCCAACAACTGAAGCTTGAAGGACGTAGTGAAGAAATACTTTTAGATTATCGCCTCACCTTAATTGATATTGTGGCGCACCTCTGTGAAATGTATCGCCGCTCAATCCCAAGGGAAGACCTACCTTTTGAACTCCTAATGCGGATGGATTAG
- the kaiB gene encoding circadian clock protein KaiB encodes MNPLKKTYVLKLYVAGNTPNSVRALKTLKNILEIDFKGVYALKVIDVLQNPQLAEEDKILATPTLSKVLPPPVRKIIGDLSDREKVLIGLDLLYEEFLERENDL; translated from the coding sequence ATGAATCCCCTAAAAAAAACTTATGTTTTGAAGCTTTACGTGGCTGGTAACACTCCGAATTCAGTCCGTGCTTTAAAAACGCTCAAAAATATTTTAGAAATTGATTTCAAAGGCGTGTATGCGCTCAAAGTGATTGATGTTTTGCAAAATCCTCAGCTTGCAGAAGAAGACAAAATATTGGCAACACCGACCCTCTCAAAAGTTTTGCCGCCCCCTGTCCGGAAAATTATTGGTGATCTCTCAGACCGAGAGAAAGTCCTAATCGGCTTGGATTTGTTATATGAGGAGTTCTTAGAACGTGAAAATGATTTGTAA
- the kaiC gene encoding circadian clock protein KaiC, translated as MNQPTSANNGAIKGVQKIRTLIEGLDEISHGGLPSGRTTLVSGTSGTGKTLLAIQFLYHGIKHFDYPGLFVTFEESPRDIIQNAHSFGWDLQSLVDEGKLFILDASPDPDGQEVVGNFDLSALIERIQYAIRKYDAKLVSIDSVTAVFQQYDAAPVVRREIFRLVARLKYLAVTSIMTTERLDEYGPVARFGVEEFVSDNVVILRNVLEGERRRRTIEILKLRGTTHMKGEYPFTITNDGINIFPLGAMRLTQRSSNARISSGVETLDGMCGGGFFKDSIILATGATGTGKTLLVSKFLEEGCRKGERAILFAYEESRAQLSRNASSWGIDFEEMEQKGLLKLLCSYPESAGLEDHLQMIKSEISEFKPSRIAIDSLSALARGVTNNAFRQFVIGVTGYAKQEEITGFFTNTTDQFMGAHSITESHISTITDTILMLQYVEIRGEMSRALNVFKMRGSWHDKGIREYSISEGGAQIKDSFRNYERIISGSPTRIAVDEKSELTRIMRGVQDKTMDD; from the coding sequence ATGAATCAGCCTACCTCTGCTAATAATGGAGCCATCAAAGGCGTACAGAAAATTCGTACCCTCATTGAAGGCCTCGACGAAATCAGTCACGGTGGTTTACCTTCTGGGAGAACAACCCTTGTCAGTGGTACTTCCGGTACAGGAAAGACTCTCCTTGCCATTCAGTTTCTCTACCACGGCATTAAACACTTCGACTACCCCGGACTCTTTGTTACCTTCGAGGAATCACCCCGCGACATTATTCAAAATGCGCACAGTTTCGGTTGGGATCTCCAGAGTTTAGTAGATGAGGGCAAACTCTTTATCCTTGATGCTTCCCCTGACCCCGATGGTCAAGAGGTAGTCGGTAACTTTGACCTGTCAGCATTGATCGAACGGATTCAATATGCCATTCGTAAATATGATGCCAAGCTAGTTTCTATTGACTCGGTAACAGCCGTTTTTCAGCAGTATGACGCAGCGCCAGTCGTACGTCGTGAAATTTTCCGATTAGTAGCTCGCCTCAAATATTTGGCAGTAACGTCCATCATGACCACAGAACGTCTTGATGAATATGGCCCTGTTGCACGTTTTGGCGTTGAGGAATTTGTGTCTGATAATGTCGTCATTTTGCGAAATGTTCTCGAAGGCGAGCGACGGCGACGCACAATCGAAATTCTCAAGCTACGCGGTACTACCCACATGAAAGGAGAGTATCCGTTCACAATCACCAACGACGGCATTAATATCTTTCCGCTTGGTGCAATGCGCCTCACTCAACGGTCTTCCAATGCACGAATTTCTTCCGGTGTGGAAACATTGGATGGCATGTGCGGCGGTGGTTTCTTCAAGGATTCAATTATTCTTGCAACGGGTGCAACGGGTACTGGAAAAACACTCCTCGTTAGTAAATTCCTTGAGGAGGGTTGTCGGAAAGGAGAACGAGCAATTTTGTTTGCTTATGAAGAATCCCGCGCACAGCTCTCTCGAAATGCATCATCTTGGGGAATTGACTTTGAAGAGATGGAACAGAAAGGTCTATTGAAGTTGCTCTGTTCTTACCCAGAGTCGGCTGGTTTAGAAGATCATCTACAGATGATTAAGTCGGAGATTTCTGAATTTAAGCCTTCTCGAATTGCGATTGATTCTCTCTCAGCTTTAGCTAGAGGTGTGACGAATAATGCTTTCCGTCAGTTTGTGATCGGCGTAACAGGCTACGCAAAACAAGAGGAAATCACTGGTTTCTTCACGAATACAACTGATCAGTTTATGGGAGCGCACTCGATTACTGAATCCCATATCTCGACAATTACCGACACGATTTTAATGCTGCAATATGTGGAGATTCGCGGCGAAATGTCCCGTGCGCTCAATGTCTTTAAGATGCGGGGATCATGGCATGACAAGGGTATTCGTGAGTACTCGATTAGTGAGGGTGGTGCTCAGATTAAGGATTCGTTCCGGAATTATGAGCGGATTATCAGTGGTTCTCCCACTAGGATTGCTGTGGATGAAAAGAGTGAGCTAACTCGGATTATGCGTGGTGTCCAAGATAAGACAATGGATGATTAA